One window of the Prinia subflava isolate CZ2003 ecotype Zambia chromosome 25, Cam_Psub_1.2, whole genome shotgun sequence genome contains the following:
- the LOC134561956 gene encoding transmembrane protein 45A-like — translation MGNFKGHALPGSFFLLFGLWWSVKYPLKYACRKNKNACYLGSRAGFQRLEFVEGIIKAVFALIGMVAEQFVPDGPHLKLYNYEKKHWDHLMNWQHATMYLFYGISGLVDIVAHGTNALPVAVDRMMLSLAVFIEGFLFCYHLHGRAMLDVHVHQLLLFAIFGAAACIFLEVFFRGSIVLEMLRTSLCILQGSWFWQIGFVLYPPNGSPEWNQMDHTNMMFLTMCYCWHYAFAFLILAVNYTIVSWAVRSKVKQSQPMEMGLLKTSERDHESEEEI, via the exons ATGGGCAATTTCAAAGGGCATGCCCTCCCTGgaagctttttccttctttttggcTTGTGGTGGTCAGTGAAGTATCCACTGAAGTATGCCTGTCGAAAAAACAAGAACGCTTGCTACCTTGGTTCCAGGGCAGGGTTCCAGCGCCTGGAGTTTGTGGAGGGCATCATCAAAGCTGTCTTTGCCCTCATTG GGATGGTGGCTGAGCAGTTTGTTCCTGATGGACCTCACCTGAAGCTGTACAACTACGAGAAGAAGCACTGGGATCACCTGATGAACTGGCAGCATGCCACCATGTACCTCTTCTACGGCATCTCAGGGCTGGTGGACATCGTGGCCCACGGCACCAACGCGCTGCCGGTGGCTGTGGACAGGATGATGCTGTCCTTGGCAGTCTTCATTGAAG gttttctcttctgctacCATCTTCATGGGAGAGCCATGCTGGATGTTCATGTTCATCAGTTACTGCTATTTGCTATctttggagctgctgcctgcataTTTTTGGAAGTTTTTTTCCGTGGCAGTATTGTGCTAGAGATGCTCCGTACAAGCCTCTGCATATTACAAGGCAGCTGGTTCTGGCAG ATTGGCTTTGTGCTTTATCCTCCAAATGGGAGCCCAGAGTGGAATCAGATGGATCACACTAATATGATGTTCCTGACCATGTGCTATTGCTGGCAttatgcttttgcttttcttataCTTGCAGTGAATTACACAATTGTCAGCTG GGCAGTCCGTTCGAAGGTTAAGCAGTCCCAGCCCATGGAAATGGGTTTACTGAAAACGTCTGAACGAGATCATGAGTCAGAAGAAGAAATTTAG